TTATTCCAAATAGAAATGAGAAAGGGTTTGGGATTTAGAGTGAGAAATGATGAAATATTGTAGTAGCATCACAATTCACAAGTAACTACTGTAAAGTAGGTTCACAAACCAGGAAGAATAGACGtgcagaaaagaagaaaaaagtataGAAATCCAGCCTGCCCAAGTAAGAACTGCACCATAACTCACACTGAAAATTTGCCCATCCATTATCATCATTTGAAGATGACGTAGATTCATGTTGGCTAGATCTCTCTACAGAAAGAATGTCGAAAACATAAGCTGTTTGATCAACATTCCGCTGTAGAGAGACTGAAGAATTAAGCTTGGAAGAAGGTGTCGGTGAAGTTTGTGTAGAGACGGCCTGGGATGtcactgtttgtacttttggtGCATAAGATACCTGTCATCATTCAATTGCAGCAGATTATTAGACAATTGTTCCCGAAGGTACAAGAGAAAGCAACTCAGTTGCAACATTTAACATATTCAAGAGATATTATACAACAAATTCAGTTGTGGTACGTTCCTTGACTATTAATTGGTCACCTGTCCATGACTGCACGTTTGGATTAAAATGCCACTATCATCATTTTCTAAGATACAGAGCACAAAGAAAAAACGCAACCGACCTTAACATTCGACAAAATGGGAGGCCTATCATGAGCAGCTTGTAAGGACTGAAGCAAGCAGATTGCattcattcatcatgaaaaTAAAGTGATTATATGCcaagttaaatttgaaaatttaaacttaCACTTATCATaacttttctaaaaatttctaatCAGTTCTCTCCCCCAGCCTATTACATATACGGTACTAACTACTAAAAGGTGATAATCCTGCAAAACCGCTTAGATCAACAATTAGTATAAATTAGAGAAATAACAAGATACAATTTTCATCCACAGACtccaattaataaatttaatttattgctaCAAGCATTTATCCCACAGCCAACATTCCTAttgaagaaaaaattttaaatgcattCTGAGAAACTGATATAGTTAGCTCTTCAGAGGAAAACTTTGTTCCAACCTTCTGTATAATGTGTAGAAAGCAAGAGCATTGAAAGAAAAGGCAGTTACACTAAACAAATTATGCGATCAAGGTTACCGGGCTTGGAATTTTAGGAACAGCTACACTGCTCCCAGCATGAAATGGTGATACTGAATTTCGCTCCTCAGGagattttatattgtttctGAAGTCATGTCCACCTTCATCAGCAGATTTCTGCTCAATTGAAGTATTAGATCCTTCTCTTGCCTTTGAACATGCTGGCAAGGTTTTATCCCGGGGCACCCATCTTTTTTCTTCATATCTAGATGTTTAAATTTACCTCATCAGTGGTTAAGCAATACAAATAAAGATGGAATAAACAGGAGATTCAAAGAGAAGATACTTAGGTACTCATACTTTGcaagaataaaattttcaattccaACTCTGTCATAATTTGGAGGTAGTTCTGCCTCCCAGTGGCTATTCGCCTTTTCATTTCCCATAGCTGCAGGCAATCCGAAAGCCATAATCAAAAAGcttaaaaatatactattttccTAAGGCCATACTACATCTAGGGCAGcataaaaggaaaacaaaaaagccTAAAAGAAGGCAAATGTATTTACTTTGGATATATGAGACCTGCTCTGGGAGCCATGTGTCCAGCCTGACAGATCTCAccttagaaaaaaaagaaaaaaaaaaatcaatcaccAATGAAATGGAGCTTTCACCAGACAATATTTTAAATCCTGCATTTCGTCATAATATAGCTCGAGCACTTGCACAAGAAACAGTGAAGCACATGAATATCATATATTGGACACGCTAATACTCGTTTGCATATGATTAATGGATCTACAAATCTAAATATTCAAATACTTCTCGGATTACACATTTAGTAAAATTGAAGGATATAAACTCAGTTCAACccacaatataaatattttttattgggtAGCTGGCTAGCTGCTCATAATCAATGCAACCTAAATGAATACATTAAGCGATAGCATACAACCTTAGATATATGTACCCCCAGACTTCTATGGATGCCAGAGCATTGCATGCATATAAAAATCCCCAAATTGACGCTTGCCCATAGTGGACCCCTGCATTATGAAGAACAAAAATTAGCTTTGATGAATcggtttatttataaaaaataggagGACAAAATTTCCCATACCTATGTCAGTTAACTGAAAGAACTGTCAAGCCTAGTATTGGACCTATGTAGAAATTCCATGGGATGATAACTTTGCATGTATAGGATAGGACTCTTGTGATTCAGACTATATGAAAGTTTATAAAACTGAGGGATCTGGTGAATGTCATGCAGCCATTACATACTACAAAAACCATGCtatacaaaaatttaaacaCAACTGGACATTAGATTGTATTCTAAAAATCTCACAGATTAGATTGCTATGTGTACTAAACCGTGTCAAGGTAAAAGTTACCATTATACAAAACCACAACTCTTTCTGAAGGTTAAACAGTGAAACTAAAACTCTATTTAACCTATTGCTACAACTGAAGCAATCTACATTCTTAGTAGCAATTAATGTTCATGAAATCACTAATAGCTCCAATGCAGTCTAGATGAGAGAATTATGATACATTTTTCTTTATGAATATCTCTTTACCAGCAAAAGAGTGAAACGACGTACTACTTGTCTTAATTTTGATACAAAAGTGATTTAGTAGCTATTTTTGTGGCAAATTtcagttttgaaaaaaaaaaaatgcataaggGAATTGCATCAAAAATATTATGAAGAAATTGTTGAAAATCTAGCTTAaaaatagggtaaacttcaaattaccCCCCCAGTGGTATACCTCATTTTCACATTGTCAATCTGTAGTTtaaaaagtttcactttgcTCCCTATGGTTTAActcatttttactttgtcaccccgtggtttaaaaaattttgctttGCCCCATTGTGGTTAAGCTCATTTTTAACTTTACCatcttgtgatttttttaaaattactttgCCACCCTATTTCACATAGAGTTTTTGGCGAAATAAAAAACAAACCACAAGGGGCAAAGTGAAACTTTTAAAACCACATTGtgacaaagtgaaaatgagTTAAACTACAAGAGGGCAATTTGAAGTTGACCTTTAAAAATACGGTGTTCCTCTAAGTTTGGAAGGAAAAGCTaagtaaataacaaatattaaaacAACATGATCCTAAATAATTACTTGGCTTTGCAGTCAGCACATTCTTTGTTCTCAGGCAATTTGAGAAGCCCATCTAATATCTGCAAATAAATGAAGATGTATGAAGCAATGTTTTCAAGTTCCAACAATACTAAAAGAATTAGGGGAAAAAAGTCGCATTAGAAAAtccaaaagaaattaaaagctGTAACAAGCAAAAGATTCAGAAGGgggaaaagaacataaaagTTAGCAACCAGGCCACCAATATAAGGTTGGCTCTGAACTTGCAAGTTCTTGCCATTCAACTCTCTCTAGAATCGTGTTCTCCATCACTAAAGGACAATGTCATTTCTCTCTGCTTTAAAACGGGATCAGTCTGAGCTTCTTGTCCAAGTTTGTTGAGCCCTCTCAACTGTGTGGCATCAACAACTAATTATAAGAATTCCTCTCAATTGATACTCACTATCTCATAGGGATAATGCCTAAAAGAATTAGTTAGTATACCTTATAATCAATAGGTTTAACTTCAAAATGGATTTTAATCAACTATTAAATCAGTTCTGGGTTGGATAGGGTCTACATCTGCTAGCCAAGCTCAAAATATACCGGGCAGAGTCGGATACTAGTTGGGATCGCCAGGTGATGTAAGTCCAAGTGACAACTCTACCAAGAAGTCCACTTTGGTTTCTATATATAGCTAAAGGTTCAAGATCTTTTGGTGGTCAAACAAATTTCTTGTGCTTAAGTAGAGAAGAGGTGCGACACAACTTTTACTATAATTAAATTGACAAATGGAGCATCAAATCCTACATTTGACACACGATTTCTCTAATATTTAATCCTGGTAACAAAACAACACAAATAGCTCCAACCCGACCATCAAGTCTAAGTGACAACTCTACCAAGAAGCCCATTTAGGATTCATAATATAGCCAGAGGTAGTAGATGTTTTGGTTGTCAAACGCGCAGCTTCTACtgttccttctctctttctgaAAAGAGGTGCAGCCTATTACTATAATTGAATTGACAACACGAGCCTCAAATCCTACAATTGAAACCTCATGTCTAGTATTTAATCCTGGTAACGAAACAACAAAAGTAACTCCAGACCTCGCAACAATCAGGAAAATAATGAGGGATGATCCATCAATGCAGATGCTATTGAACAAGAGATCACGGAAATTTTTGCCACTTATTTTTGGCTTTGTACCATGTGACTCCATCTTATGCTGCGGCCTTGAATTGCCAATTTAAATCCACACATAGATCCAGCCAAAAATCGTATAAATTAAggaatatagaattttttttaaaaaaaaaaagagagagagaaaggagggaaaCTATGTCCCGGATGTTCAGCGCAACACCACGAATTCACCGTATTATCGAAATGATCTCGAATAAAGTTacaatatagaatttttttttaaaaaaaaaagagagagagaaaggagggaaaCTATGTCCCGGATGTTCAGCGCAACACCTCGAATTCACCGTATTATCGAAATGATCTCGAAAAAAGTTACAACCCTTCGTCGTGATATAAATAGGAGCCGATCGATGTCGAGGAAaagatataaattaattaaaaagcacACCTTCAGGTGCATCTCATTGAGCTCCTTGGTAACAGAGGCCTTCTCGTTCATGGCGATGGCCGATGGATGGACACGAGGGGCATCCCCCAGAAGCAGTAGCAacagcaaaagcaaaagcaaaagcaaaagcaaaagacCCTCCCAGGGAAGAGAAGATGccgagaagaggaggaagacgaAAACTAAACGAGAAGCACGAGCAATTCAAGCCGCGAGGTTCGCGCCCGCCTCTGCTTCATCCATTGCTTTCCCTTTCCGGAAGGCCGAAACAAACACACGGCCCAATACAAACAGAGCGGTGaggaccccaaaaaaaaaaaaaaaaaaaaaaaaaaaaaaNATTATCGGGGTCATAGAGCTAAATAGTAAACCTAAAATTAgccattccaaaaaaaaaaaaaaaaaaaaaaaaccgaaaacCAAAAGGTAAGAATGGATGGCAGTAGGACCTGCTTTTGACAGGATTTTACTAATTCCATCTTATTGCTTTGATTTTATTTGCTTCGAATTAGTTAAACCAGGTTCAGGCAAAATCCGAAACAGTTCTAAAAACAGACTTAACCAAGAATTGATTTTTTTCAAATGCGCCCAGCAAATTGTCTGCCCCACGCCAGACTAATCTCCAATATGAAGTGCAGAAATAAATCCTCCATTACAGCAagaaatcaagcaaattaatttaaatattctgCTATATTATTCAAACAACTAGCCCTCTTGTTATCTATTCtaactttatatttttgttattctaaaaataaattaaattcaatagaTTACAatagaattttataaaatttttcagtTAGTTAGTTaaaatgatttaaattaaaagattatctTCTTTAAAGAGATTTTCTAGAGCATTCAAAGCATTACTCGAGCCCACGATCTAAATCATATGACTAAGTAGATTATTAGACTTCGTGTTCGACTACTAGTAATATTTGAAGCTTTCAAATTTGTAACCGTTGCCTGCTTTATGATGGCGAAGTTGAGTGTGGCTTATCATCATTCATCACTGGATAAAATGGTTAATTTAAGCTAGGTTACGTAACTTTCGGTAAAGCTACATTGATGTTAAAGTGATTAAAAAGAGCACGACAATTCCAACCACCATGCTAATGTGTGTAAAAGAGGCCACTTGCATTAGAAAGCAGAAAGTTGCAAGTGATACACGAATGGTCGTTTTAACAGCTCTGCAGCACTTGGCCTGATCAACAGATACTGCTGATGCTGCTAAAATGTTTTTtaagagttagcaaaataacaTTTGACCAAAGAAATGGCTATTTGACCAAAGAAATGGCTAGTCAAAAACACACCTATTGCAATAAAGCTGATGAAACATGGCATCAAGGTTGCTGTTGCATCACTATGCAAGGCATTTCATTTCCTCCATGCTCCTCTCAAAGGACAAACAACAAGGCTACATACATTGACTGTTTACTTCTGATAGTTTACCTTCAACTACTGTGTTAAGCACAGTTCAAAGATCAAGACTTGCTTGCTGCTGCcttaagaaaacaaaacaacacACTATTTCATCTCCCAAAGAATTACACGAATGCAAAATAAACTCAAATCCTAAACAAGGGTCAAACCAGAAATCACTAGACATCCCAACTTCTACTTTTCTGTCCTCTTTTGCCATTTGTTAATACGATTATGTAGTCGAAACGTACAAGTTCTGAGTCCATAGAAATGACGACAAAACAGGATTGAGTATTTATGCTGCAATTATGACATATCACCAATTCACCATGTTGCCAAATGCAACTCATGCTCCAccaacaattattattattatcaccgTCCACACTTATACAATAAGAAGATCTACCTGTCCACTAGTAATAACAAGAAATAAGATCAACCAGGACTATAAACAACAGATAATAAAATTACACAATAGGGCTATAATCCTTGATGCATATTGTTGGTGTAACTATGCTCAGGGAATGAGAAAGTATACACCAGGTGGTGTGTTAACATTGACGACATCATACATATACTGAACTGTAAGCATAAGAAGAGTATGCAGGGGTGTCCTCTGCATTGAAATGTTATCTCACTTGTGATCACGGAATCAGCAATATCTTACCAATATGAGCACTGCTCTCCATCAGCCTGTGAGCCTCTACCACTTCTGACAAGGGAAAAGCTTTGTGGATCACGGGCTTCACCTTGCCTGCAGCAATTGCAGGCCACACATGCTTCTCCACCTCGCTCACTATAATCGCCTTATTCTCTGGGGTTCTATTCCGCAGCCCCGCAGCTGAATATATTAGGCGCATTAATTTATTAAGAGCACAGAACTATTTCCGAACACAAAAGTCCAATTAGCAGGTGGGTCATAATGGTGCAAAAGTTGCATTTCTAAAGATTCTGCTACCTTTTAGTTAAAGATTCTGCAGCACTGAAATAAGATTCTAAGTACCCAAAACAGAAGCTCCAGAAAAGCTATTGGCGGAATTTTTCATATAATACTCCTAATAGCACTACTCAAACAGCATTACACCTTATAGTAGGGACAAACGACCCCTAAATTCAAGTGTGAACTCTTCAAATTAACAACCCAATCAAGCATGAAAAGAAATTGCAAAACTACCCCTATGTTTCAAGTGTGAACTCTTCAAATTAACAACCCAATCAAGCATAAAAAGAAATTGCAAAAATAAGTTGAAAGCTCTTAACTCTTCCATGTACAGTGTAAAAGGTGCACATCATATCAAGCTATGTCTGAGCAATCAAACCAGAAGCAGAAATGCGCAAAGGCTCAAGTTCAATTACTTTGATGACAAGGATAATCTGAACTCTAGTCTTACTTTGTTGTATGCATTCCAAAGTATGGTCACAACTGATTAGACTCGTGTGCAACTAAACATGTAATTTCACAACACTTTTGATATAGACTACTTGTTAAACAGAAAGATtttgaaagcaaaaaaagaacAGGACAAAATTCTGCAATGTCTAGAAGGAAGAGTAGTGAAATTATGCAGTTTTAATACCCTGGATAGTCAAGCGCCTTGCTAGCAAACATGACAGGTTCACTTCAGTAACTCTTCCTCCCTGTAAGCCAATGATGAAAAGCCTACCATCAACATTTAAGCTGTCAAGATTCCGCTGAAGGTATGATGCACCGACATTGTCCAGTATAACATCAACACCTGGGGAGGAAAGCTTCCTGTTTTAGGttagcaacaacaacaaccacaattgcaaaaactaGTCCTTCGTTCCAACTATTATAGCGATCATGTACATATCTATTCATTTCTTCAGATCTATTTGGGGCAAGACTACGTGTGAAACCACATGTTATTGCGTGTTTTCTCATTACTTCCTCTAAATGCCAATTCTAATCGACCCTGTGGTCTTTATGTCACCTTCTAAATGAACAAAATGATCCCTGATCGTAAATTAAGCCTCAAAAGTGATGGATGAAAAAGAATTGACCTTTGCCTCCTGTTTCTTCCTTTACTCTCGCCACAAAGTCTTCAGTCTTATAATTAAAGCAGGCGTCAGCACCAAGATTCTTGCACGCAGCCAATTTTTCTTCGCTTCCTGATATATCAACAGAATCCTAATATATCTTCTACGATTTGTAACTAGGCATGcatgaaaattttgatcatttgaatttaaaagcgTCAGACCTGCAGTGACAAACACCCTAATTCCAAGGTGCTTCGCTATCTGGATAGCAAATGTACCGATTCCGCTGGATCCCCCGTGAACCTGAATAACAATATTCGAGCTAGCAGTGAGTGATCTTCTCGCATACATGATGCAAACACAACATGATTCCTATCTATAAAGAGAGATTTGTCATCCAGATAATATGTATCCTGTAAAAAAATATCCTGTGAATGCCTTGGAGGCACTGCACATGAGGTTTATGCCAATAATCGAATATGCATTTCAAATGGGCAGCATATGCAGTTCCTCTTGGAAATCCTTAGCTCCCTTTATAAATTGAGTTCAGAGAGCAAAGGTGAAGTCTTCTGCGTGCTTTCCTACACAGAGACAGAGAGCTTCTTAGACATTCCATATGCTCAAATTTATCAGAGGCTTAGCAACGGAGAGACAACAGAAATAGTAAAGAATTGCATGTAGGCATGTATGTCCTAACTAGCTCCAGAGTAAAATTGGCAGGCAAGCAAGCACGCCAGCGGGAATCCAGACCAGGAGAGATTCGCCAGGGGACAATCGGCTGGTCATGAAGATGGTGGACCAGACCGTGCAGGCCACCTCGGGGAAGCTCGCGGCGTCCCTCAAGGAGACACCTTCCGGAACGGGGAGGACCTGCCCCGCCGGTACCGCCACTTTTTCCGCGTACCCTCCGCCGCTCAGAAGAGCGCACACCTGCACGCATCCAATTGCTTCCGTCTCAGCTACCAGCACAGATCATCGGAGTACctacttattaaattaattactatGCTCCGAAGagggaagagggaagagggaagagggaagagggacGCAGTGGTACGAACGCGGTCTCCGATCTTCCAGCGGGAGCCGACGACGGAGCGGCCGAGCGCGAGGATGGTGCCGGAGCACTCCAGGCCGGGGTAGGGGCTGGCGCCCGCGGGCGGGGGGTGCAAACCCATCCGCTGCAGGGTATCGGCCCGGTTCAGTGCGGCCGCCTCCACCTTGATCAGCACCTCGTCGTCGCCCACCGCCGGATCCTCCACCTCCCGCACCTCCAGCACCTCCGCCCCGCCGGGCCTCGCGATAACCACCgccttcatctctctctctccccccgcTACCAACCCAGACCGGATGCAAGGCAGCACGGGACGACTCTAACTAGTAAATTAGGACAGGTATGAGGCGGTCACACGACTCACACGGCCACACCACATCACGATGGAATGGataaattctataatttaataaattataaatatacttttataaattttaatttttatgtattattatgcaaaaattctaatattttcaaatatatcctatgttaaaaaattttaattaatcataatttaaatacttaattctaattagtttataaaataacttaatatttttatctccttatattatattgtgttgatttttatagaaatatatttgtgatgataaaattgatatttcatttaaaatataaacagttctttaACAGTAATAAACTAGagagatatttaaaaatattaaattttttgtaaaaataatatatgaaaattaaactttgtagaaatatatttataatttactatatttgcaggaaccgATATTAATTTAACTCATAATTTATCTATCtacttcattttcttttctagcTTCTACTTTAGTTTTGGCTAATTTTCATGGCATTTCTTTTTGTTCAGAATTTAGCTATGAGGTTCTTCCGCTGGTTCTTCTGCTTTAATggcttttttaatttttaatttaagtctCCCTGGTATTCGGTGATGTATTATGCATTTAGATActatttagatattttaatgaggtaaataattttttcttgtgGCCATCAATCAGTCATCAATATCAATATAAGCTTATGAAAGGGCGATCGGCTTCGAGCCCTCCCCGCGTTTTGCGCTCTCCGCCCTCCCGTACGGCGGCGgccccctcccctctccccgCTCTGATTTTTTTGTCCGTACGGCGCGGCGTTACCACCCCCCGCTCACCCTCCGTCATCTCCGCCTTCGTTTCGTAGCCGCGACGCCATCGCTGTCCTCCCTCGGGAACGCAGCCGCCTTCTCCCGTACGACGCGGCGTTGCCCCCTTCGCCGTCCTTCCGTCCTCTCCGCCTTCGCCATGACGCCTCTCCGCTTTATCTTGCCCTGTTGCCTGTCCCGTCCGATGGCTCTCCGCCTTCTCTCGCTCTGTTGCCTGTCCCGTTCGATGGCTCTCCGCCTTCCCTCGCCCTGTTGCCTGTCCCGTCCGACATTCCGTCTGCCTTCTCCCGTCCTCTCTGCCTTCTCTCGCCCTGTTGCCTGTCCCGTCCGCCATCTCGTTCGCCTTCTCCCTTTCGACAACCGGTACAACTCGGGGGTGGCGTTGTGCCGTCGGTGGTGTGGGCCGCGACTTTTCCTCCACCGCACATTCTCGGCTGTACAGCCCGGCGTGGCTTCTCCCTATGGTTGGTGGTTTGCGTGCATTAAAGAGCATTAATTAACGCGATCGCAGCCCATCTCGCGTGAGGCATGGCGCTCGCgggctctctctcgctctcttttcTGCTTTACCTCTCTCTGGctattattataaatactaaACGGTTTGGCACCCCCACCCCCCCCTgtctttttctctaatttttcatgatttttgtcCTCTGTTGTTGAGCGCTGTTGTCCTGTCGTTCTTGCCTTGTGGTGCTCTTGAGTGTTATAGGAGATCGATAGGTATGAGCTTATGAAAGGGCGATCGGCTTCGAGCTCTCCCCGCGTTTCGCGCTCTCTGCTCTCCCATACGGCGGTGCCCCCTCCC
This window of the Ananas comosus cultivar F153 linkage group 19, ASM154086v1, whole genome shotgun sequence genome carries:
- the LOC109724986 gene encoding quinone oxidoreductase PIG3, whose translation is MKAVVIARPGGAEVLEVREVEDPAVGDDEVLIKVEAAALNRADTLQRMGLHPPPAGASPYPGLECSGTILALGRSVVGSRWKIGDRVCALLSGGGYAEKVAVPAGQVLPVPEGVSLRDAASFPEVACTVWSTIFMTSRLSPGESLLVHGGSSGIGTFAIQIAKHLGIRVFVTAGSEEKLAACKNLGADACFNYKTEDFVARVKEETGGKGVDVILDNVGASYLQRNLDSLNVDGRLFIIGLQGGRVTEVNLSCLLARRLTIQAAGLRNRTPENKAIIVSEVEKHVWPAIAAGKVKPVIHKAFPLSEVVEAHRLMESSAHIGKILLIP